Proteins found in one Tumebacillus sp. BK434 genomic segment:
- a CDS encoding CbiX/SirB N-terminal domain-containing protein, with translation MNARGILLVAHGSILPGAEGDVEQLAAFLKKATGVLSVEIGYLDYTTPSIQDAVKVCLARGLTDLLVVPYFLTDGYLCKKALRQVREALRGTQVDVQEAKPLGGAPELVDAMLDAAARAERRLR, from the coding sequence ATGAACGCGAGAGGAATATTGCTCGTCGCACACGGCAGCATCCTGCCGGGCGCAGAAGGAGATGTGGAGCAGTTGGCCGCATTTTTGAAAAAAGCGACCGGGGTGCTCTCTGTGGAAATCGGCTACCTTGACTACACCACGCCGTCCATCCAAGACGCGGTCAAGGTCTGTCTAGCCCGGGGGTTGACAGACCTTTTGGTTGTGCCGTATTTTCTAACTGATGGATATTTATGCAAAAAAGCGCTTCGCCAGGTGCGGGAAGCGCTGCGGGGAACTCAGGTTGACGTGCAGGAAGCAAAACCGCTCGGCGGCGCGCCGGAGCTGGTCGATGCCATGCTCGACGCTGCCGCCAGAGCGGAGCGCAGGCTGCGCTAG
- a CDS encoding response regulator transcription factor — protein MGTHIRLVLVDDHDMVRQGIRTYLLTEADIEVVGEGSSGSEAAALVQELEPDLVLMDLVMPGMDGVAATRDVLRVRPETKVLVLTSFVEDDKVLPALEAGASGYLLKTVLGDELVQGIRKVCAGETVLEPAVAAKMLAALQKPKGQESAKLDALTEREQDVLRLLAQGLTNQAIGETLYIGIKTVKTHVSNILAKLGVEDRTQAAIYALKNGLLEAEAKKE, from the coding sequence GTGGGAACTCACATCCGCCTGGTATTGGTTGATGACCACGACATGGTGCGGCAGGGCATTCGGACCTACCTGCTGACCGAAGCGGATATCGAAGTGGTCGGCGAAGGCAGTTCCGGCAGTGAGGCAGCCGCGCTGGTGCAGGAGCTGGAGCCGGATCTGGTGCTGATGGACCTCGTGATGCCCGGCATGGACGGCGTCGCGGCGACCCGCGACGTGCTGCGCGTGCGCCCGGAGACGAAAGTGCTGGTGTTGACGTCCTTTGTGGAGGATGACAAAGTCCTGCCCGCTCTGGAAGCGGGCGCGTCCGGGTATCTGCTGAAGACGGTGCTCGGCGACGAACTGGTGCAGGGGATTCGCAAAGTCTGCGCCGGCGAGACGGTGCTCGAACCGGCCGTCGCCGCGAAGATGCTGGCCGCGCTGCAGAAGCCGAAAGGGCAGGAGAGCGCGAAGCTCGACGCGCTGACCGAGCGCGAGCAGGATGTGCTGCGCCTGCTCGCACAGGGGTTGACCAATCAGGCGATCGGCGAAACGCTGTACATCGGGATCAAGACGGTGAAGACGCATGTCAGCAACATCCTCGCCAAACTCGGCGTGGAAGACCGCACGCAGGCGGCGATCTACGCCCTGAAAAACGGGTTGCTGGAAGCGGAAGCGAAAAAAGAGTAA
- a CDS encoding sensor histidine kinase: MSNERELRFRSVRWSMLLAYVRASAAALAVFSGLVMLGAMLWELFADRPLLPDAIWTGGLFTVVVIAALLSIVLIGGVTGYVEARSFRRKMIIFHEAILLWANGRLGHRVAVQEADDEMEDLAGALNRMAERLEEQKSALERLVETNEQLYQQAAGLAALEERARLSRDLHDSVSQQLFALGMTAGAANKLLALDVERARPLVAQTEEMAAKAQAEMRALLLQLRPVELEGRSLREALERFLHDVCPRHGIRYDLDVEQESRLPEGLESQLFRVVQEAVSNVIRHAAANTLQVRLVREDDVVALTVRDDGAGFDTRAAKDGSFGLHGIRERALEIGGRCEVRSSPGLGTEVRVSVQLLNR; encoded by the coding sequence ATGTCAAACGAGCGTGAGTTGAGATTCCGCAGCGTCCGCTGGTCGATGCTGCTCGCCTATGTGCGGGCATCGGCGGCGGCTCTTGCTGTTTTCTCCGGGCTGGTCATGCTCGGCGCGATGCTGTGGGAACTGTTCGCAGACCGGCCGCTGCTGCCCGACGCGATCTGGACGGGCGGCCTGTTCACGGTGGTCGTCATCGCCGCCCTGCTTTCGATCGTGCTGATCGGCGGCGTGACCGGATACGTAGAAGCGCGCTCGTTCCGGCGCAAGATGATCATCTTTCACGAAGCGATCCTGCTCTGGGCGAACGGTCGGCTCGGGCATCGCGTCGCCGTGCAGGAAGCGGACGATGAGATGGAGGATCTGGCAGGGGCGCTGAACCGGATGGCGGAGCGCTTGGAAGAGCAAAAAAGCGCCTTGGAGCGCCTCGTCGAAACCAACGAGCAGCTCTACCAGCAGGCGGCCGGACTGGCGGCGCTGGAAGAGCGGGCGCGCCTGTCGCGGGATCTGCACGATTCGGTGTCGCAGCAGCTGTTCGCGCTGGGTATGACGGCGGGGGCGGCCAACAAGCTGCTGGCGCTGGACGTGGAGCGGGCCCGCCCGCTGGTGGCGCAGACCGAAGAGATGGCCGCCAAGGCGCAGGCGGAGATGCGCGCCTTGCTGCTGCAGCTGCGCCCGGTCGAGCTGGAAGGCCGGTCGCTGCGGGAGGCGCTGGAGCGCTTTTTGCATGACGTCTGCCCGCGGCACGGGATTCGCTACGATCTCGACGTGGAGCAGGAGTCGAGGCTGCCCGAAGGCTTGGAATCGCAACTGTTCCGCGTCGTGCAGGAGGCGGTGTCGAACGTGATCCGCCATGCCGCAGCGAACACGCTGCAGGTGCGGTTGGTGCGGGAAGACGATGTGGTTGCGCTGACCGTGCGCGATGACGGGGCGGGGTTTGACACACGGGCGGCAAAAGACGGTTCGTTCGGGCTGCACGGCATCCGCGAGCGGGCGCTGGAGATCGGCGGGCGCTGCGAAGTGCGCTCGTCGCCAGGTCTCGGGACGGAAGTGCGGGTCAGCGTGCAGCTCTTGAATCGATAG
- the liaF gene encoding cell wall-active antibiotics response protein LiaF, giving the protein MNRMLGIILLVTGFIFVVPNFDWWGVRTLSQSFGAFWPLYLIVWALSSVAGSFRRRRRAGWIPLAVIVLGSMLVLDRLQVMDFTSWVLPGLLILFGVMLLFGRRPKGSVRIIRRGQTESYGGEVTEGLDGEISEIRGKMGEVYIGGPDWELKDSVIEQKIGSVRVDLTETVIPLGETVLEVECKMGDVYVLVPEGMAVSVQAICRVGSISLFQQMNNGGGKLHFQSPGYEEAERKVRIRAEVKIGDLNVKRA; this is encoded by the coding sequence ATGAATCGAATGCTTGGAATCATTCTGCTGGTGACGGGCTTTATTTTTGTCGTACCGAACTTTGACTGGTGGGGGGTACGGACGCTCAGCCAGTCGTTTGGGGCATTCTGGCCCCTGTATCTGATCGTCTGGGCGCTGTCCAGCGTGGCCGGCAGTTTTCGCCGCCGCCGTCGGGCGGGGTGGATTCCGCTGGCGGTGATCGTGCTGGGCTCGATGCTGGTGCTCGACCGCCTGCAGGTGATGGATTTTACATCGTGGGTGCTGCCCGGACTGCTGATCCTGTTTGGTGTGATGCTGCTGTTTGGACGCCGTCCGAAAGGCAGCGTCAGGATCATCCGCAGGGGGCAGACCGAGTCCTACGGGGGCGAGGTGACGGAAGGGCTGGACGGCGAGATTTCCGAGATTCGCGGCAAGATGGGTGAAGTCTACATCGGGGGTCCGGACTGGGAGCTGAAAGATTCGGTGATCGAGCAAAAAATCGGCTCGGTCCGCGTCGACCTCACCGAGACGGTCATTCCGCTCGGGGAGACGGTGCTGGAAGTGGAATGCAAGATGGGCGACGTCTATGTGCTGGTGCCGGAAGGAATGGCCGTGTCGGTGCAGGCGATCTGCCGCGTCGGCTCGATCAGCCTGTTCCAGCAGATGAACAACGGCGGCGGCAAGCTCCATTTCCAAAGCCCCGGCTACGAAGAAGCGGAGCGCAAAGTTCGCATTCGCGCCGAAGTGAAGATTGGTGATCTCAATGTCAAACGAGCGTGA
- a CDS encoding alanine--glyoxylate aminotransferase family protein, with amino-acid sequence MFQEQVLLRIPGPTPLPPQVERAMNRPITGHRSGEFSRLFAETAERLKLVFQTQQDVLILAGSGTAGLEAAVCNVVSPGDKVLVLCGGNFGERFVKICKAYGANVLEVEASWGDPIDPELVAATLAEHPDVKAVFATHCETSTGVLHPIREIARRVQATAALLIVDAVSSLGAVDLPMDDWGLDIVVTGSQKALMLPPGLTFLALSERAWDVVANNRTPRFYFDLRAYKKQLQARTTPYTPAVSLLYGLDEVLKLIEAEGLPRIFDRHLLLQKMTRRAVQALELPLFTTDEAASPTVTSVGVCDFDVEKLRQALRTAFNLSVAGGQQHLKGQIFRIGHMGYCSPADVLQTIALLEVGLFQAGAPVALGRGVRAAQEVYLTHKEAVTHG; translated from the coding sequence ATGTTTCAAGAACAAGTGTTGCTGCGCATTCCCGGACCGACCCCGCTGCCCCCGCAGGTGGAGCGCGCGATGAACCGCCCGATCACCGGGCACCGCAGCGGAGAGTTTTCCCGACTGTTCGCCGAGACGGCCGAACGGCTGAAACTGGTGTTCCAAACGCAGCAAGACGTGCTGATCCTCGCCGGCTCCGGCACGGCCGGGCTGGAAGCGGCAGTATGCAATGTCGTCTCGCCGGGCGACAAAGTGCTGGTGCTGTGCGGAGGCAATTTCGGCGAGCGCTTTGTGAAGATCTGCAAGGCATACGGAGCGAACGTGTTGGAGGTGGAAGCGAGCTGGGGCGACCCGATCGATCCGGAGCTCGTCGCCGCCACCCTCGCCGAGCACCCCGATGTCAAAGCGGTCTTCGCCACCCACTGTGAGACCTCGACCGGCGTGCTGCACCCGATCCGCGAGATCGCCCGCCGCGTGCAGGCGACCGCTGCGCTGCTGATCGTCGATGCCGTCTCCTCGCTTGGCGCCGTCGACCTGCCGATGGACGACTGGGGCTTGGACATCGTCGTGACAGGATCGCAAAAAGCGCTGATGCTGCCGCCGGGCTTGACTTTCCTCGCCTTGAGCGAACGGGCGTGGGACGTCGTGGCGAACAACCGGACGCCGCGTTTTTACTTCGACCTGCGCGCCTACAAGAAGCAGTTGCAGGCCCGCACGACGCCGTACACCCCGGCCGTCTCCTTGCTCTACGGGCTGGACGAAGTGCTGAAGCTGATCGAAGCGGAAGGACTGCCGCGCATCTTCGACCGCCACCTGCTCTTGCAAAAGATGACCCGCCGCGCGGTGCAGGCGCTGGAGCTGCCGTTGTTCACGACAGACGAAGCGGCCTCGCCGACCGTGACGTCGGTCGGCGTGTGCGACTTCGATGTTGAAAAGCTGCGCCAAGCGCTGCGCACCGCGTTCAACTTGTCGGTCGCAGGCGGCCAGCAGCACCTGAAAGGCCAGATCTTCCGCATCGGCCACATGGGGTACTGCTCGCCGGCCGATGTGCTGCAAACGATCGCACTGCTGGAGGTCGGGCTGTTCCAGGCTGGCGCACCCGTCGCGCTCGGCAGGGGCGTGCGGGCAGCGCAGGAAGTGTATCTGACACACAAGGAGGCGGTTACTCATGGTTAA
- the serA gene encoding phosphoglycerate dehydrogenase: protein MVKHRVLVSDPISEQGLAALLEAPEVEVDIRTDLTPEGLLEVIGGYDALLVRSQTQVTAEVLQAGVNLRAIGRAGVGVDNIDVAAATRQGVIVINAPDGNTISTCEHTFAMLLAMARKIPQAHGKLKGGAWDRKSFVGVELSGKTLGILGFGRIGTEVAKRALAFNMRVLAFDPFLTRERAEKVGVVMASVDEVVAAADFITVHTPLIKETKHLLSRDQFARMKPGVRILNCARGGIIDEAALIEALQRGKVAGAALDVFETEPATLENPLLSFENVVVAPHLGASTEEAQINVAIDVGRELLQLLRDRPFKNAVNLPSLSDEAMRTISPYLELAEKAGRLAAALAEGPVQKIEMTYAGKLADKQTDPLTRSILKGLLGYHHGEEVNYVNAPYLAEQHRIRLTETKTTRHDLYADLLQVTVQTDQGDVTIAGTLIADLGPRIVQINDFKVDLAPEGTLLMTEHLDQPGMIGKVGTLLGRADINIAAMQVARRSQGGMALMILAVDKMLDAETFEAIQYVNGIRRVREVTV from the coding sequence ATGGTTAAGCATCGCGTATTGGTCAGCGACCCGATCTCGGAGCAAGGTCTGGCCGCCTTGCTGGAAGCGCCGGAAGTGGAGGTGGACATTCGCACCGACCTGACGCCCGAGGGGCTGCTCGAAGTGATCGGCGGCTATGACGCGCTGCTCGTCCGCTCGCAAACGCAAGTGACGGCCGAAGTGCTGCAGGCCGGAGTCAACCTCCGAGCCATCGGGCGGGCCGGGGTCGGCGTCGACAACATCGACGTGGCCGCCGCGACCCGGCAAGGCGTGATCGTGATCAACGCACCGGACGGGAACACGATCTCCACCTGCGAGCACACTTTCGCCATGCTGCTCGCCATGGCGCGCAAGATCCCGCAGGCGCACGGCAAGCTGAAAGGCGGTGCGTGGGACCGCAAATCATTTGTCGGCGTGGAGCTTAGCGGCAAGACGCTCGGCATCTTGGGCTTTGGCCGCATCGGGACGGAAGTGGCCAAGCGGGCCTTGGCGTTCAACATGCGGGTGCTGGCGTTCGACCCGTTTTTAACCCGCGAGCGCGCGGAGAAAGTCGGCGTGGTGATGGCGTCGGTGGACGAGGTCGTCGCAGCGGCAGATTTCATCACCGTGCATACGCCCTTGATCAAAGAGACGAAACACCTGCTCTCCCGCGACCAGTTCGCCCGGATGAAGCCGGGCGTGCGCATCCTCAACTGCGCCCGCGGCGGCATCATCGACGAAGCGGCGCTGATCGAAGCGTTACAGCGCGGCAAGGTGGCAGGCGCCGCCCTGGACGTTTTTGAAACGGAGCCGGCGACTTTGGAGAACCCGCTGCTCTCGTTTGAGAACGTCGTGGTCGCGCCGCATCTGGGCGCTTCGACCGAAGAGGCGCAGATCAACGTGGCGATCGACGTCGGGCGGGAACTGCTCCAGTTGCTCCGGGACCGTCCGTTCAAAAATGCGGTCAACCTGCCGTCCTTGTCGGACGAAGCGATGCGCACGATCTCGCCGTATCTTGAGCTGGCGGAGAAAGCGGGCCGTCTGGCGGCGGCGCTGGCGGAAGGGCCGGTGCAGAAGATCGAGATGACCTACGCGGGCAAGCTGGCCGACAAGCAGACCGACCCGCTGACCCGTTCGATTCTGAAAGGGCTGCTCGGGTACCACCACGGAGAGGAAGTCAACTACGTCAACGCGCCGTATCTGGCCGAGCAGCACCGCATTCGGCTGACCGAGACCAAGACGACGCGCCATGATCTCTACGCCGACCTGCTGCAGGTGACGGTGCAGACCGACCAAGGCGACGTGACGATCGCAGGCACTTTGATCGCCGACCTCGGCCCGCGCATCGTGCAGATCAACGATTTCAAAGTCGACCTCGCCCCGGAAGGCACGCTCCTGATGACCGAGCACCTCGACCAGCCCGGCATGATCGGCAAAGTCGGCACCCTGCTCGGCCGCGCCGACATCAACATCGCTGCCATGCAAGTCGCCCGCCGCTCACAGGGTGGAATGGCGCTGATGATTCTGGCGGTGGATAAGATGTTAGATGCGGAGACGTTTGAGGCGATCCAGTATGTCAACGGGATTCGGAGAGTACGGGAAGTGACGGTGTGA
- a CDS encoding ABC transporter permease yields the protein MKATAMGAAPMPQSILKSEGIPLWKRKVSELATLCWMQLLQLRENWVWVVLLASMFPMTTLLFMKFLNPNPTPAYIVQTIAGNMIFGVIVSGVNMMSQSISWQKEQGHFTYYLSLPLHKLSFVTAVLFRGLLNTVPSLVVMTLIGKLAFQVDFQYSWWLLPLFFLATYVCSAFGTVIGFWSKNQQLTNMISQVLMMFLSFLSPVMVTMEQLPGALQNIAYVFPTTYIAEAARTLLLTGYDATVGWQLLILSGYALVFTVLIIKKADWRAK from the coding sequence ATGAAAGCAACAGCTATGGGAGCGGCCCCGATGCCGCAATCGATTCTCAAGAGCGAAGGCATCCCGCTCTGGAAGCGCAAAGTCAGCGAACTGGCGACGCTCTGCTGGATGCAACTGCTCCAACTCCGTGAAAACTGGGTCTGGGTGGTGCTGCTGGCCAGCATGTTCCCGATGACGACCCTGCTGTTTATGAAATTCTTGAATCCCAATCCCACCCCGGCCTACATCGTGCAGACGATCGCGGGCAACATGATCTTCGGGGTGATCGTGTCGGGCGTGAACATGATGTCGCAAAGCATCTCCTGGCAGAAGGAGCAGGGGCATTTTACCTACTATCTCTCACTTCCATTGCACAAATTGTCTTTTGTCACCGCCGTCTTATTCCGCGGACTGTTGAACACCGTGCCGTCACTGGTCGTGATGACGCTGATCGGCAAGCTGGCATTTCAGGTAGACTTCCAGTACAGCTGGTGGCTCTTGCCGCTGTTTTTCCTGGCGACGTATGTCTGTTCCGCATTCGGCACGGTGATCGGATTCTGGAGCAAGAACCAGCAGCTGACCAACATGATCAGCCAAGTGCTGATGATGTTCCTCTCCTTCCTCTCCCCGGTCATGGTGACGATGGAGCAACTGCCGGGTGCGCTGCAAAACATCGCGTATGTCTTTCCGACCACGTACATCGCGGAAGCCGCCCGCACTCTGCTCTTGACCGGGTACGATGCGACGGTGGGCTGGCAACTGCTGATCTTGTCAGGGTATGCGCTGGTGTTTACGGTGCTGATTATTAAGAAGGCAGACTGGCGAGCGAAATAA
- a CDS encoding ABC transporter ATP-binding protein, translating into MNTVYEVNGLTKIYENQKKANDNISLTIRQGEVVGVLGPNGAGKSTLIKQMVGHVKPTSGEIRLFGADVIKRSDLIPQYVGYYDQRPAALDALTGYEAIYCTGRLRGMSRAAAKQASDRLIELLNLGEVRKREIRKMSGGQQRMVGFATVLIGELPVLILDEPTNELDPERRRQLWDTLAERNRQAGTTILLVTHNVLEAEQVVDKVAVIDHGRLLAYDSVGKLKQQVDSRLRLELTVLPEEGERLERLLQSFGTLQRPAANKIRLFMEEGQAGEALQTVVSQAGAGCEEYRVVPPSLEDVYFKLGGKEGSI; encoded by the coding sequence ATGAACACGGTGTACGAAGTGAACGGACTGACCAAAATCTATGAGAATCAGAAAAAGGCAAATGACAACATCTCGCTCACGATCCGACAAGGCGAAGTGGTCGGCGTGCTGGGGCCAAACGGGGCCGGCAAATCGACGCTGATCAAGCAGATGGTCGGCCATGTGAAGCCGACGTCGGGGGAGATCCGGCTGTTCGGGGCGGACGTGATCAAGCGCTCCGACCTGATCCCGCAGTATGTCGGGTATTACGACCAGCGTCCGGCGGCGCTTGACGCTTTGACCGGGTATGAAGCGATCTACTGCACGGGCCGTCTGCGCGGCATGTCGCGGGCGGCGGCGAAGCAGGCGAGCGACCGCCTGATCGAGCTGCTGAACCTCGGCGAAGTCCGCAAGCGCGAGATTCGCAAAATGTCGGGCGGGCAGCAGCGCATGGTCGGGTTCGCCACCGTGCTGATCGGCGAGCTGCCGGTGCTGATCCTCGACGAGCCGACCAACGAGCTCGACCCGGAGCGCCGCCGCCAGCTCTGGGACACCTTGGCGGAGCGCAACCGCCAAGCGGGCACGACGATCCTGCTCGTCACGCACAACGTGCTGGAAGCGGAGCAAGTCGTCGACAAAGTCGCGGTGATCGACCACGGCCGGCTGCTCGCCTACGACTCGGTCGGCAAGCTGAAGCAGCAGGTGGACAGCCGGCTGCGGCTGGAGCTGACCGTGTTGCCAGAAGAAGGGGAGCGGCTGGAACGGCTGCTGCAAAGCTTCGGCACCTTGCAGCGCCCGGCTGCGAACAAGATCCGCCTCTTTATGGAAGAAGGGCAGGCTGGCGAAGCGCTGCAAACGGTCGTCAGTCAGGCGGGCGCAGGCTGTGAAGAGTACCGCGTGGTGCCGCCGAGCCTCGAAGACGTGTATTTCAAGCTGGGTGGAAAGGAAGGTTCGATCTAA
- a CDS encoding DUF1284 domain-containing protein — translation MRISLRGHHLLCLLGYRGMGYSDDYVDNMTRVYRQLLDDPKTPCQIISGKDMLCACFPADGEYHCEDQNVAERDALILQRLGLKAGDVVTWEEILSRVARSLQPDDLLEICSTCPWLPYGVCQEGIGNIVAGEPLPDVRPRVYGVEVDAQTRCRHYRSEVDIIALKFGCCERYYPCYECHQEVADHPPQPWPRARFDEPAVLCGACGTELTVQAYQDCASQCPACGASFNPGCQLHHHLYFET, via the coding sequence ATGAGGATCTCATTGCGAGGACATCATCTGCTCTGTCTGCTCGGCTACCGGGGGATGGGGTATTCGGACGACTATGTGGACAACATGACCCGGGTCTATCGGCAACTGCTCGACGACCCCAAGACGCCGTGCCAGATCATCAGCGGCAAGGACATGCTCTGCGCCTGCTTTCCGGCGGACGGAGAGTACCACTGCGAGGATCAAAATGTGGCCGAGCGCGACGCGCTGATCCTGCAGCGGCTCGGGCTGAAGGCCGGGGACGTGGTGACGTGGGAGGAGATCTTGTCGCGGGTGGCCCGTTCGCTGCAGCCGGACGATCTGCTGGAGATCTGCTCGACCTGCCCGTGGCTGCCCTACGGAGTCTGTCAGGAAGGCATCGGCAACATTGTCGCCGGCGAACCGCTGCCCGACGTGCGCCCCCGCGTGTACGGGGTGGAGGTCGATGCACAGACGCGGTGCAGGCATTACCGCTCCGAGGTGGACATCATCGCGCTGAAGTTCGGATGCTGCGAGCGCTATTATCCCTGCTATGAGTGCCATCAGGAGGTGGCGGATCATCCGCCACAGCCTTGGCCCCGCGCGCGGTTCGACGAACCGGCCGTGCTGTGCGGCGCCTGCGGAACGGAGCTGACGGTGCAGGCGTACCAAGACTGCGCTTCCCAATGCCCGGCTTGCGGCGCGTCGTTCAATCCGGGCTGTCAGTTGCACCACCATCTGTATTTTGAGACATGA
- a CDS encoding 1,4-dihydroxy-6-naphthoate synthase has product MKIAYSPCPNDTFVFHAWAHGLIEGAPELDVMYADIDITNGLAASGEGPEVLKISYAALPWVLQDYALLPCGGALGRGCGPLVLTANAAAAGNPAALTGKKVAVPSERSTAYLLFRLWAAQNVPGGVGEIVVMPFHEIMPAVRDGQIDAGLVIHEARFTYQNYGLTLLADMGNWWEGDTGLPIPLGAIIAKRSLDLEAIAGWARASVEYAWAHPEASRDYVMCHAQEMSPDVARQHIGLYVNEFTRDLGDKGYEAVTVLLSRAAQEGLVPEFDLALLK; this is encoded by the coding sequence ATGAAAATCGCTTACTCTCCGTGTCCGAACGACACGTTTGTATTCCACGCCTGGGCGCATGGATTAATCGAAGGAGCCCCTGAGCTGGACGTGATGTACGCCGACATCGACATCACCAACGGTCTCGCTGCCAGTGGCGAAGGGCCGGAAGTGCTGAAGATTTCCTACGCAGCCCTGCCATGGGTGCTGCAAGACTACGCTTTGCTCCCTTGCGGCGGCGCGTTGGGCCGCGGTTGCGGCCCGCTCGTGCTGACGGCGAACGCAGCGGCGGCAGGCAACCCGGCCGCTTTGACCGGCAAAAAAGTGGCGGTGCCGAGCGAGCGCTCCACCGCCTACCTGCTGTTCCGCCTCTGGGCGGCGCAAAACGTGCCGGGCGGCGTTGGCGAGATCGTCGTCATGCCGTTCCATGAGATCATGCCGGCAGTACGAGACGGCCAAATCGACGCCGGCCTCGTCATTCACGAAGCGCGGTTTACCTATCAAAATTATGGTCTGACCCTGCTCGCCGACATGGGCAACTGGTGGGAAGGCGACACCGGCCTGCCGATCCCGCTCGGCGCGATCATCGCCAAGCGCTCGCTCGATCTGGAAGCGATCGCCGGCTGGGCGCGCGCGTCGGTCGAATACGCCTGGGCACACCCGGAAGCGTCCCGAGACTACGTGATGTGCCACGCGCAGGAGATGTCGCCCGACGTGGCCCGACAGCACATCGGCCTCTACGTCAACGAGTTCACCCGCGATCTTGGCGACAAAGGCTATGAAGCGGTCACCGTCCTGCTGTCCCGTGCGGCGCAAGAGGGTCTGGTACCGGAATTCGATCTGGCGCTGCTCAAATAA
- a CDS encoding futalosine hydrolase translates to MNQDQTKRVLVITAVEAERDAILRGIGSSERFDVQVGGVGPVAAGVRTAKAIAAGDYGLVISAGIGGGFVERAPVGSLVVATEILAADLGAETGEGFASVDELGFGASRVEADAKRAAQVTAALQAAGLTATSGPVLTLATVTGTAETAQRLAARVPGAAAEAMEGYGVAFAAQDAGLPVLEIRAISNAVGPRDRAAWRMKDAFDALQAAGAVLVEVL, encoded by the coding sequence ATGAATCAAGATCAGACAAAACGCGTGCTGGTCATCACCGCGGTCGAAGCGGAACGGGACGCGATCTTGCGGGGGATTGGCAGCTCGGAACGGTTTGACGTGCAGGTTGGCGGCGTCGGGCCGGTGGCGGCCGGGGTCAGGACCGCGAAGGCGATTGCTGCCGGGGACTACGGGCTGGTGATCAGCGCAGGGATCGGCGGCGGCTTTGTGGAGCGGGCGCCGGTCGGGTCGCTCGTCGTGGCGACAGAGATCCTCGCCGCCGATCTGGGCGCGGAGACGGGAGAAGGGTTCGCCAGCGTGGACGAGCTGGGCTTTGGCGCTTCTCGCGTGGAGGCTGACGCAAAACGGGCTGCCCAAGTCACGGCAGCACTGCAAGCGGCCGGGCTGACCGCGACCTCCGGGCCGGTGTTAACTTTGGCAACGGTGACCGGGACGGCCGAGACCGCGCAGAGACTGGCCGCACGCGTGCCGGGCGCGGCGGCAGAAGCGATGGAAGGCTACGGGGTGGCGTTTGCCGCACAGGATGCGGGGCTGCCCGTTTTGGAAATTCGTGCGATCTCCAACGCTGTCGGTCCGCGCGACCGGGCGGCATGGCGGATGAAAGATGCTTTTGATGCCCTGCAAGCGGCAGGCGCAGTTTTGGTGGAGGTGCTGTAA
- a CDS encoding GNAT family N-acetyltransferase, whose translation MVIRLAQEQDQPFLIREYLQHFSPHMGEAERYARQHLQVDRALLLEEQGFILGLATWGARDGIRTGLAQITGLRIITTRRRCGLGKLLFQAVVEDMEAYYRERDAELRRLFLFAPEETGIFFEKLGLAKISLVQDQRGLQRHDLLYVMERIGADRE comes from the coding sequence ATGGTGATACGATTGGCACAAGAGCAGGACCAGCCGTTTTTGATCCGTGAATATTTGCAGCACTTCAGCCCGCACATGGGGGAAGCGGAGCGGTATGCCAGACAGCACCTGCAGGTCGACCGCGCGCTGCTCTTGGAGGAACAGGGCTTCATCCTCGGCCTTGCCACCTGGGGCGCCCGCGACGGCATCCGCACCGGACTCGCGCAAATCACCGGCTTGCGCATCATCACGACGCGTCGCCGCTGTGGGCTCGGGAAACTGTTGTTTCAAGCGGTCGTGGAAGATATGGAAGCGTATTACCGGGAGCGAGATGCGGAACTGCGCCGCTTGTTTCTTTTTGCACCGGAGGAAACCGGTATTTTTTTTGAAAAGCTGGGCCTGGCCAAAATTTCGCTGGTGCAAGATCAGCGCGGGCTTCAGCGCCATGATCTCTTGTACGTCATGGAACGAATCGGTGCTGACCGCGAATGA